A portion of the Chromobacterium sp. IIBBL 290-4 genome contains these proteins:
- a CDS encoding type VI secretion system Vgr family protein, whose amino-acid sequence MDLSTLLASFASAFTQDRRQLTLSLGNGSIAAEQLLPLALDGEEGVSRSYRFTVTCLSPDGAIELKTLLGQPARIGIADASGGESIRCGVVSQAELTGADGGFAKYALTIEPPLALLRHRRTSRVFQDLTVPQIIEQILQEHQAANPAFARGQALAMQVGQADARSYCLQYRESDYDFIVRLLHEEGYAWRFEHVDGDSPQVKLVVFDDVYSLPPAEIERVRFHRSDATEEEDGLTEWQSRRQIVPGQVALATFDYQPVSTQQVGDQSRIEQGKDGAALQSTLQDYDPQGLYYAGDAEQLARYAQLRQQAYDAQAKQFEGGGTLRGLTAGQWFRLDAHPAHEADSAQDREFVVTGQTLQARNNLPQDLAKQLSLAAPGLLAAGLATDAVPLGEDKAAPFTTRIQAQRRGIPLTPAYAGTAQAKPTSRGVQTATVVGPAEPSDQVADEIYTDGQGRIKVQFHWQRPQEHAQFGANLDDKSSCWLRVAMPSAGVGFGHQFIPRIGQEVLVDFIEGDIDRPVITGVLYNGSHPTPDFSGAGSLPANKTLSGIKSKEHQGGGYNELLFDDTPGEVRAKLSSESGKTQLNQGFLTHPRSNGKAQPRGEGFELRTDQHGAIRAAHGLLLSTEAQNGAGGKQLAREHAQSQLQSAVALSQALAETATAQLADTMETGPDGIGDDNAKSGKKDKGHIQHQLDALAAWEAGSNTDKDGKTAKDQAGQQPQLILSGPAGIASVTEQSQTLTAGTNLNLVAQRDANQTTGRRWIHNVGKSISLFVAGVKDKVAMKLIAAKGKVQIQAQSDAMEITADKDVTITSCKERIVVNAKKEILVTAGGAYFRIADGNIEVHAPGTVSVKGASHDLNGPDSMNVPLPTLPKDKYTPPNSHPFSE is encoded by the coding sequence ATGGACCTGAGTACCCTCCTTGCCAGCTTCGCCTCCGCCTTCACCCAGGACCGCCGCCAGCTGACGCTGTCCCTCGGCAACGGCAGCATCGCCGCCGAACAGCTGCTGCCGCTGGCGCTGGACGGCGAGGAAGGGGTGTCCCGGTCCTACCGCTTCACCGTCACCTGTTTGTCGCCCGACGGCGCCATCGAACTGAAGACCCTGCTCGGCCAGCCGGCCCGCATCGGCATCGCGGACGCGTCTGGCGGCGAATCGATCCGCTGCGGCGTGGTCAGCCAGGCGGAGCTGACGGGCGCCGACGGCGGCTTCGCCAAGTACGCGCTGACCATCGAGCCGCCGCTGGCGCTGCTGCGCCACCGCCGCACTTCGCGCGTGTTCCAGGACCTGACCGTTCCGCAGATCATCGAGCAGATCCTGCAGGAGCATCAGGCCGCCAACCCCGCCTTCGCCCGCGGCCAGGCGCTGGCGATGCAAGTCGGCCAAGCCGATGCGCGCAGCTACTGCCTGCAATACCGCGAGAGCGACTACGACTTCATCGTGCGCCTGCTGCACGAAGAAGGTTATGCCTGGCGCTTCGAACATGTGGACGGTGATTCGCCCCAGGTCAAGCTGGTGGTGTTCGACGACGTCTACAGCCTGCCGCCGGCCGAGATCGAGCGCGTGCGCTTCCACCGCAGCGACGCCACCGAGGAAGAAGACGGTCTGACCGAGTGGCAGAGCCGCCGCCAGATCGTGCCCGGCCAGGTGGCGCTGGCGACGTTTGACTACCAGCCGGTGTCCACCCAGCAAGTGGGCGACCAGAGCCGCATCGAACAAGGCAAGGACGGCGCGGCGCTGCAATCGACCTTGCAGGACTACGACCCGCAAGGCCTGTACTACGCCGGCGACGCCGAACAGCTCGCCCGCTACGCCCAGCTGCGCCAGCAGGCCTACGACGCCCAGGCCAAACAATTTGAAGGCGGCGGCACCCTGCGCGGCCTGACCGCCGGCCAGTGGTTCCGCCTGGACGCGCACCCGGCGCACGAAGCCGACAGCGCGCAAGACCGTGAATTCGTCGTCACCGGCCAAACCCTTCAGGCCCGCAACAACCTGCCGCAAGACCTGGCCAAACAGCTGAGCCTGGCCGCGCCGGGCCTGCTGGCGGCAGGGCTCGCCACCGACGCCGTGCCGTTGGGCGAAGACAAGGCCGCCCCGTTCACCACCCGCATTCAAGCGCAGCGCCGCGGCATCCCGTTGACCCCGGCCTACGCCGGCACGGCCCAGGCCAAACCCACCTCGCGCGGCGTGCAAACCGCCACCGTGGTCGGCCCGGCCGAGCCGAGCGACCAGGTGGCCGACGAGATCTACACCGATGGCCAGGGCCGCATCAAGGTGCAATTCCACTGGCAAAGGCCGCAGGAACACGCCCAGTTCGGCGCCAATCTCGACGACAAATCCAGCTGCTGGCTGCGCGTGGCCATGCCCAGCGCCGGCGTCGGCTTCGGCCACCAGTTCATCCCGCGCATCGGCCAGGAAGTGCTGGTCGACTTCATCGAAGGCGACATCGACCGCCCAGTGATCACCGGCGTGCTCTATAACGGCAGCCACCCGACGCCGGACTTCAGCGGCGCCGGCAGCCTGCCCGCCAACAAGACGCTGTCCGGCATCAAGTCCAAGGAACATCAGGGCGGCGGCTACAACGAACTGCTGTTCGACGACACCCCGGGCGAAGTGCGCGCCAAGCTCAGTAGCGAATCAGGCAAGACCCAGCTGAACCAAGGCTTCCTGACCCACCCGCGCAGCAACGGCAAAGCCCAGCCACGCGGCGAAGGCTTCGAGCTGCGTACCGACCAGCACGGCGCCATCCGCGCCGCCCACGGCCTCTTGCTGTCCACCGAAGCGCAAAACGGCGCCGGCGGCAAACAGCTGGCGCGCGAGCATGCGCAAAGCCAGCTGCAGTCGGCCGTCGCGCTGAGCCAGGCGCTGGCAGAAACTGCCACCGCTCAACTCGCAGATACGATGGAAACGGGACCGGATGGCATTGGCGACGATAACGCCAAGAGCGGCAAGAAGGACAAGGGACATATCCAGCACCAACTGGATGCCCTGGCTGCTTGGGAGGCGGGATCGAACACGGACAAGGACGGCAAGACTGCCAAGGATCAGGCAGGCCAGCAACCACAACTGATTCTGTCAGGCCCTGCCGGTATCGCCAGCGTGACCGAGCAAAGCCAAACGTTAACTGCCGGCACGAACCTCAACCTCGTCGCTCAGCGCGACGCTAACCAAACCACCGGCCGGCGCTGGATTCACAATGTCGGCAAGAGCATCAGCCTGTTCGTCGCCGGGGTGAAAGACAAGGTGGCGATGAAGCTGATCGCCGCCAAGGGCAAGGTGCAAATCCAGGCACAAAGCGACGCGATGGAGATCACGGCAGACAAGGATGTGACCATCACATCCTGCAAGGAGAGGATCGTCGTCAATGCCAAAAAGGAAATTCTGGTAACGGCTGGCGGGGCTTACTTTCGCATTGCGGACGGCAATATCGAAGTGCATGCTCCCGGCACGGTAAGCGTCAAAGGGGCAAGCCACGACTTGAACGGGCCGGATAGCATGAACGTCCCGCTGCCGACGCTGCCCAAAGACAAATACACTCCACCCAATTCTCATCCGTTCTCGGAATAA
- a CDS encoding peptidoglycan DD-metalloendopeptidase family protein, which translates to MIISPPILKTPQGTATDEQWLAGLMPFTSRGGFPIASRMAWHGGQHIEHTDTGAHGEPVRAIADGVVVYKRDPSPDADKKPLAYQGETDNGCVVIKHSTEIGEGPDGQVEYYSIYMHLKQVFVKKKQPVNRKDSLGSVGTCNGNNAIHLEIICDDANLKKIVGRSSGKLDISKDGRDKIVYGDMHFYLPPGTPFFASIASPQAPAGSGAAVHTSTVPLFVTMRFENGKCLLATRQEDPQQEGLYIEIGQELPEKDSEYEYNLYAKANKLADAFHIAPSATYELLRFGRVINTEHETPIAPGTVPHWHKVNYPGGQGWVNLNAIGVKKFSDADFPHWIGWALINDDPTPDSQCNSPTLENWIVGNTGKKLNKDALASAIADEKIQSKLSRTICKFPTEWEKAQLDTRYGWLKQKSDILDEPMTDEKYAEFKAYVEALCFWDEASIGIDSSHWHLCPRMFILQFRKNGWLSKAELAKVYPDKLIPKMSGQTPEQLREQYRLHLNKVARKYLYNTPVKLSHFYGQGAVESGLLTKMVEQSQKQDYVNKKGLGIEPKSLVSEKVLGHWYGTTPSEQDLYYSKEKYNSKGIRITGSYSWLNGNCGDVDAQKFRGRGFKQLTGRSNYAAYWVYRGYLKKSQFDDGWWNDHAYKSKDAKAMKKRPAPIDDPQRISIDDYNCIDAGGFYLAFERPKSLKIMGQRGPDAVRLITLAINGGEIGLPDRKAHTARIEKILLE; encoded by the coding sequence ATGATCATCAGTCCCCCGATTCTCAAAACGCCCCAAGGCACGGCCACCGATGAACAGTGGCTGGCTGGTTTGATGCCGTTTACCTCTCGCGGAGGCTTTCCTATCGCCAGCCGTATGGCCTGGCATGGGGGCCAACATATCGAGCATACCGATACCGGCGCGCATGGCGAGCCGGTTCGCGCGATTGCGGATGGAGTGGTGGTTTACAAGCGAGACCCATCTCCTGATGCGGACAAGAAGCCTTTGGCCTATCAAGGAGAGACTGACAATGGCTGTGTGGTGATCAAGCACAGCACAGAAATTGGCGAAGGACCAGACGGGCAAGTCGAGTACTACTCGATTTATATGCATCTCAAACAGGTTTTCGTCAAAAAAAAGCAGCCGGTCAATCGCAAGGATAGTTTAGGCAGCGTCGGAACCTGTAACGGGAACAATGCCATCCATCTCGAAATTATTTGCGACGATGCCAATCTGAAAAAAATCGTCGGCAGAAGTTCAGGCAAGCTGGATATCAGCAAGGATGGGCGGGACAAGATCGTCTACGGCGATATGCATTTCTATCTGCCGCCAGGCACACCGTTTTTTGCTTCTATTGCATCGCCACAAGCCCCCGCAGGAAGTGGCGCTGCCGTTCATACCTCCACTGTCCCTCTGTTTGTGACGATGCGTTTTGAAAATGGAAAATGCCTCTTGGCAACACGGCAAGAAGACCCACAACAAGAGGGTTTATACATAGAGATCGGCCAAGAGCTACCGGAAAAAGACAGCGAGTACGAATATAATCTCTATGCTAAGGCAAACAAGCTGGCAGATGCTTTTCATATTGCTCCTAGCGCAACCTATGAACTGCTACGTTTTGGCAGGGTGATCAATACAGAGCATGAGACCCCCATTGCTCCAGGTACAGTGCCTCATTGGCACAAGGTAAATTACCCAGGCGGACAAGGATGGGTCAATCTAAATGCGATTGGGGTAAAAAAATTTAGCGATGCTGATTTTCCTCACTGGATAGGTTGGGCACTAATTAATGATGACCCTACACCGGATAGCCAGTGCAACTCCCCAACGCTAGAGAACTGGATTGTAGGAAATACAGGGAAGAAACTAAATAAGGACGCTCTTGCTTCTGCTATTGCCGATGAAAAAATTCAATCCAAACTCTCTCGTACCATATGCAAGTTCCCAACAGAATGGGAAAAAGCGCAACTGGACACGCGTTATGGCTGGCTGAAGCAGAAAAGTGACATCCTTGATGAGCCCATGACGGACGAAAAGTATGCTGAGTTCAAAGCGTACGTTGAAGCCCTTTGCTTCTGGGATGAGGCGTCTATAGGTATAGATAGCAGCCATTGGCATCTTTGCCCAAGGATGTTTATCTTGCAATTCAGGAAAAATGGCTGGCTAAGCAAGGCTGAGCTCGCCAAAGTATATCCAGACAAGTTGATTCCAAAGATGTCTGGTCAAACTCCTGAGCAATTGCGCGAGCAATACAGACTTCACCTCAATAAGGTTGCCAGAAAATACCTATACAACACACCTGTTAAACTTAGCCATTTTTATGGGCAGGGTGCAGTAGAATCTGGACTATTGACCAAGATGGTTGAGCAAAGTCAAAAACAGGACTACGTTAACAAAAAGGGCCTAGGAATAGAACCTAAATCTCTAGTTTCAGAGAAAGTTCTTGGTCACTGGTATGGTACTACCCCTAGCGAACAAGATTTATACTATTCCAAAGAAAAATATAATAGCAAGGGGATTAGAATTACAGGATCCTACAGTTGGCTTAATGGAAACTGTGGCGATGTAGATGCACAAAAATTCAGAGGCAGAGGATTTAAACAGCTAACGGGTCGTTCTAACTATGCAGCCTACTGGGTGTATCGCGGATACCTGAAAAAAAGTCAATTTGATGATGGCTGGTGGAATGATCACGCTTACAAAAGCAAAGATGCCAAAGCCATGAAAAAGCGTCCTGCGCCAATAGATGACCCACAGAGAATATCTATAGATGATTACAACTGCATCGATGCAGGAGGTTTTTACCTTGCATTTGAGCGGCCAAAATCTTTAAAAATTATGGGGCAACGCGGCCCTGATGCAGTGCGACTGATCACTTTAGCAATTAATGGAGGCGAAATTGGACTTCCCGATAGAAAAGCACATACAGCACGTATTGAAAAAATACTCCTTGAATAG
- a CDS encoding HigA family addiction module antitoxin, producing MYNPAHPGEVLQEWFEGVSVTEAARKLGVTRAALSRILHGHAGISADMALRLAEVLGTSPEL from the coding sequence ATGTACAACCCTGCACACCCAGGTGAGGTGTTGCAAGAATGGTTCGAAGGCGTCAGCGTGACGGAAGCTGCCCGTAAGCTGGGAGTGACCAGAGCTGCCTTGTCGCGGATTCTGCACGGCCATGCTGGGATTAGCGCAGATATGGCGTTGCGACTTGCCGAGGTCTTGGGTACGAGTCCAGAATTGTGA